One stretch of Laspinema palackyanum D2c DNA includes these proteins:
- the trpB gene encoding tryptophan synthase subunit beta, whose amino-acid sequence MTTTPRPLTPTSKEQQPDTFGRFGRFGGKYVPETLMPALAELETAYQQYRNDAEFQAELDLLLHDYVGRPSPLYFAERLTQHYARPDGSGAQIYLKREDLNHTGAHKINNAIAQALLAKRMGKQRIIAETGAGQHGVATATVCARFGLECVIYMGVHDMERQALNVFRMRLMGAEVRPVAAGTGTLKDATSEAIRDWVTNVETTHYILGSVAGPHPYPMMVRDFHAVIGQETRAQCLEKWGGLPDILLACVGGGSNAMGLFHEFVNEPQIRLIGVEAAGEGVNTDKHAATLTHGQIGVLHGAMSYLLQDDEGQVIEAHSISAGLDYPGVGPEHSYLKDLGRAEYYSITDKEALEAFQRLSQLEGIIPALETSHAIAYLETLCTQVEGSPRIVINCSGRGDKDVQTVAKHLLPNS is encoded by the coding sequence GTGACTACGACACCCAGACCCCTAACCCCCACATCAAAAGAGCAACAACCCGATACCTTTGGACGCTTCGGACGCTTTGGCGGCAAATATGTCCCCGAAACCCTCATGCCTGCCCTAGCCGAACTAGAAACCGCCTATCAGCAATATCGCAACGACGCGGAATTTCAAGCTGAACTCGACTTGCTGCTGCATGATTATGTTGGACGTCCCAGCCCCTTGTATTTCGCGGAACGCCTGACCCAACATTATGCTAGACCCGACGGTAGCGGCGCACAAATTTACCTGAAACGGGAAGACCTTAACCACACGGGTGCTCATAAAATTAACAATGCGATCGCCCAGGCCCTCCTCGCCAAACGCATGGGCAAACAGCGCATTATCGCCGAAACTGGCGCGGGTCAACATGGCGTTGCCACTGCCACAGTCTGCGCCCGCTTTGGCCTAGAATGCGTGATTTATATGGGCGTTCACGATATGGAACGTCAAGCCCTAAATGTGTTTAGAATGCGTCTGATGGGGGCTGAAGTCCGCCCCGTTGCCGCTGGGACAGGTACCCTCAAAGATGCCACCTCCGAAGCGATTCGCGACTGGGTAACCAATGTGGAAACCACCCATTACATCCTCGGTTCCGTGGCAGGACCCCACCCCTATCCCATGATGGTCCGCGACTTCCATGCAGTGATTGGACAGGAAACCCGCGCCCAATGCCTGGAAAAATGGGGCGGTTTGCCAGATATTCTCCTCGCCTGCGTCGGCGGTGGTTCCAATGCGATGGGGTTATTCCATGAATTTGTCAACGAACCCCAAATCCGCCTAATTGGAGTAGAAGCAGCCGGGGAAGGGGTGAATACCGATAAACACGCGGCGACCCTGACTCACGGCCAAATCGGGGTCTTACATGGGGCCATGAGCTATTTACTCCAAGATGATGAAGGTCAAGTGATTGAGGCCCATTCGATTAGTGCTGGATTGGATTATCCCGGAGTCGGTCCTGAACATAGTTATTTGAAAGACTTAGGACGGGCGGAATATTACAGCATTACGGACAAAGAAGCGTTAGAAGCATTTCAGCGGTTATCGCAATTAGAAGGGATTATTCCAGCGTTGGAAACTTCTCATGCGATCGCCTATTTAGAAACCCTTTGTACTCAAGTTGAAGGCAGCCCTCGGATTGTGATTAATTGTTCGGGCCGGGGTGACAAAGACGTACAAACGGTGGCGAAACATCTTCTCCCCAACTCCTAA
- a CDS encoding ribonuclease H-like domain-containing protein has translation MTLQAFQVCDCDLTPEQLAGYLSASAIAVDTETMGLLPQRDRLCLVQICDSEGHVTVIRIPRGQKEAPYLKELLEASNILKVFHFARFDMATLLYHLGIAVQPVFCTKLASKLARTYSPRHGLKEVVQELCKVELDKSAQSSDWGNPDNLEEAQLSYAANDVRYLLPVQQKLQAMLEREERWELAQQCFQCLPVFISLDLLQYKDIFEH, from the coding sequence ATGACATTGCAAGCATTTCAAGTGTGCGACTGCGATTTAACACCGGAACAGTTAGCGGGGTATTTGTCCGCCTCGGCGATCGCAGTCGATACGGAAACAATGGGACTCTTACCCCAGCGCGATCGCCTCTGTTTGGTGCAGATTTGCGATAGTGAAGGGCACGTCACCGTCATTCGCATCCCCCGAGGCCAAAAAGAAGCCCCCTATCTGAAAGAACTTCTCGAAGCGTCCAATATCCTCAAAGTCTTTCACTTTGCCCGCTTTGATATGGCAACCTTGCTCTATCATCTCGGCATCGCCGTCCAACCCGTCTTTTGTACCAAACTCGCCAGCAAACTCGCCCGCACCTACAGCCCTCGCCACGGACTCAAAGAAGTAGTCCAAGAACTCTGTAAAGTTGAACTGGACAAAAGCGCCCAAAGTTCCGATTGGGGCAATCCCGACAACCTGGAAGAAGCGCAGTTGAGTTATGCCGCCAATGATGTGCGCTATTTGCTCCCGGTGCAACAGAAGTTACAAGCCATGCTAGAACGAGAGGAACGTTGGGAACTCGCCCAGCAGTGCTTCCAATGTTTGCCCGTGTTTATTTCTTTAGATTTATTGCAATATAAAGATATTTTTGAGCATTAA
- a CDS encoding CAP domain-containing protein: protein MKLGFLLAKLALLTMVTTVSGCQFSAYLEAGLEEVGIGVSPQPTTPIPASSDSEFSEMEQRVHELVNQYRQARNLPPLTVDERISIQARKHSEAMAQGEMTFSHDGFDNRIKAIGQSLSYRRAAENLAYNMGYRDPVNQAVEGWIGSPGHEQNMVGAYDLTGIGIAKNAKGEYYYSQIFIKGR from the coding sequence ATGAAACTCGGATTTCTCCTGGCAAAGCTGGCACTCTTAACGATGGTGACAACCGTAAGTGGTTGCCAGTTTTCTGCCTATTTAGAAGCGGGATTAGAAGAGGTGGGAATTGGGGTAAGTCCCCAACCGACAACTCCCATTCCAGCATCTTCTGATTCTGAATTTAGCGAGATGGAACAACGGGTTCATGAACTGGTGAATCAATATCGGCAGGCCCGAAACCTGCCGCCCCTAACCGTTGATGAACGCATTAGTATCCAAGCTAGAAAACATAGTGAAGCGATGGCCCAAGGAGAGATGACTTTTAGTCATGATGGGTTTGATAACCGCATCAAGGCGATCGGTCAATCCCTCTCCTATCGCAGGGCGGCGGAAAATCTTGCTTATAACATGGGCTATCGGGATCCGGTTAATCAAGCGGTAGAGGGTTGGATTGGCAGTCCCGGCCATGAGCAGAATATGGTGGGGGCTTACGATTTGACCGGCATTGGGATTGCTAAAAATGCCAAAGGCGAGTATTATTACAGCCAAATTTTTATCAAGGGTCGATAG
- a CDS encoding class I SAM-dependent methyltransferase has translation MNPQFRHPILPETTHDELARQNFVTSLKKHVFSLSAKNQGVYETRAKPRFEREHQRTPETRYEIQQAMKDEPYYRWVSALRRMGQELMWDSVLSSVERQLPELRERAKGVNQPLGSLTLNPDLLIPTYQQAVDIHCMPGSYHSDLSADDVAAGALYDRGVYLYVRGMLGPLNDDMGRSAVQNFLKREYPDFHPGHILDMGCTVGHSTLPYVEGYPEAVVHGIDIGASLLRYAHARAEALGKRVHFSQQNAEKTNFADESFDLVVSHILLHEIPVPALRNVLRESYRLLKPGGMMVHIEAPLYCHMDSYRAFAFDWETVNNNEPFWGAFRDLDLKAEAIKAGFEPDQVLETFAPNGAWLQAQGNGTPKSQEFGGRGTWFMLVAWK, from the coding sequence ATGAACCCACAATTCAGACATCCGATTCTCCCCGAGACCACCCATGACGAGTTGGCACGCCAAAACTTCGTCACTAGCTTGAAAAAGCACGTTTTTAGTCTGAGTGCCAAAAATCAAGGGGTTTACGAAACTCGTGCGAAACCCCGGTTTGAGCGAGAGCATCAGCGGACCCCAGAAACCCGTTATGAAATTCAGCAAGCGATGAAGGACGAACCCTACTACCGATGGGTCAGCGCCTTGAGACGCATGGGCCAAGAACTGATGTGGGATTCCGTCCTCAGTAGCGTAGAACGTCAACTCCCGGAGTTAAGGGAACGGGCGAAAGGGGTAAATCAGCCTTTGGGGTCTTTAACGTTAAACCCCGACCTGTTGATTCCCACCTATCAACAAGCGGTAGACATTCATTGTATGCCGGGAAGTTATCACAGTGACTTGAGCGCCGATGATGTAGCCGCCGGTGCCCTCTACGATCGCGGGGTTTATTTATATGTCCGAGGAATGCTGGGTCCCCTCAATGATGATATGGGGCGATCGGCAGTCCAGAACTTTCTCAAACGGGAATACCCCGACTTTCACCCGGGCCATATTTTGGATATGGGATGTACGGTGGGTCACAGCACTTTACCTTATGTGGAGGGCTATCCGGAGGCCGTAGTTCACGGCATTGATATTGGAGCATCCCTGTTACGATATGCCCATGCCCGGGCGGAAGCGTTAGGGAAGCGGGTCCATTTTTCCCAGCAGAATGCGGAAAAAACCAATTTTGCCGACGAGTCCTTTGATCTGGTGGTCAGTCACATTTTGCTCCATGAAATCCCGGTTCCGGCGCTTCGGAATGTGCTGCGGGAGTCCTATCGGTTGTTGAAACCGGGGGGAATGATGGTACATATTGAAGCCCCTCTCTATTGCCACATGGATAGTTATCGGGCTTTCGCCTTCGATTGGGAAACGGTGAATAATAATGAACCCTTTTGGGGTGCATTTCGGGACCTGGATTTGAAGGCGGAGGCCATTAAGGCGGGGTTTGAGCCAGACCAAGTGTTGGAAACCTTTGCACCGAATGGGGCTTGGTTGCAAGCCCAAGGGAATGGGACCCCCAAGAGTCAAGAATTTGGCGGTCGCGGGACCTGGTTCATGTTGGTAGCCTGGAAATAA
- a CDS encoding translation initiation factor produces the protein MDASKKKSGRDNRIAYQEFGTGSQPNAATERPVTELPPSQQKIRVQASRKGRKGKTVTEITGFQLKPETLSDLAKQLKSQCGTGGTVKENTIEMQGDCKQKVVEILTGLGYPAKISGG, from the coding sequence ATGGACGCTTCTAAAAAGAAATCCGGTCGGGACAATCGCATCGCTTATCAAGAATTCGGAACAGGTAGTCAACCGAATGCCGCCACGGAACGTCCGGTTACGGAACTGCCTCCTTCTCAGCAAAAGATTCGAGTGCAAGCCTCGCGCAAGGGGCGTAAGGGGAAAACGGTTACAGAAATTACCGGCTTTCAACTGAAACCGGAAACGTTATCGGACTTAGCAAAGCAGCTCAAAAGCCAGTGCGGAACTGGGGGGACGGTGAAGGAAAATACGATTGAAATGCAAGGTGATTGCAAGCAAAAAGTCGTGGAAATTTTGACGGGTTTAGGTTACCCGGCAAAAATCAGTGGCGGCTGA